Below is a window of Cytobacillus firmus DNA.
TTCTCTTGACCACGTTCCGCCAGCAAGAATCAGATTTTTGCATTCAAACGCACCCTTATCTGATACAACTGAATATTTTCCATCCTGCTTTTTAATCTCCGTTACCTTATTATAAGTAGAATACCGGACGCCATTTCTTTTAGCTGCTCGCATGTACATATCAATCAAGCGGAATGGATTGACATTGCCATCAATGGAGCTGTAGGTAGCCCCTGCTACTTCCGGATTCATATAGGGCTCTTTTTCGAGAACTTCTTCCCTGGATAACACTTTGATTTTGATGCCGATTTTTCGGTAAGATTCCGCAAGCTTCTGTGCCTTTTCACGATCACTTTCATTGAAAAATGGCGAAAGTCCCCCTGTCCGCTTGTATTCTACATCCCCTATCTTTTTAGACAGATAAGGGTATAGTTCAGCACTGTACATACTAAATTCTGCATACCAGGAAGGTGTTTTATTATGTACCCATACCCAGGCCTGTGTGGATCCGGAGGTGCCTGACATGGGGTATTTTTTATCAAGCACAAGCACGCCTTCTTTGTACCGTTCAGAAAGGTGGTAAGCAATTCCGCTGCCCACTACACCCCCTCCGATGACAATTGTTTCATAATTGGTTTCCAATTACCTCACCTTCCCTTCTTCCAATTCCACCTCATCCAGAACAGACTTGACCGCACTAAAGGAGGTACTGTTCGTTGCCAGCGTTTCAAGCTTAATGGGGGATAGAGGCATTCTCATTCTTGGCAGCGGAATCTCTGAAGGTGATAACCCAGTCTGCTGGTGAATAATTTCTGCCACCATGCTGGTGCAGATTTTTGCCTGACAGGGACCCATCCCGCAGCGGGTAATCCTCTTCACATCATCAAAGGTCCTTCCACCATTGCTGATAACTTCTTCCACTTCTTCACAGCTGATTTCTTCACATCTGCAGATGATTGTCGATTTATCCAACTTATTCACCTTCTTCTCTCTTTTCCTATCTAGTAGATAAATTGATCTTTCAGTACCGGGTTTGCGAATTTCTCGAGATGCTTGACTCTTCCGCTGTGCATTTCTTTGTCCTCCAATAATTCGAGTTCCTTCCAAAGTGCCTCTCTTATCTCATGTGCCTCAAGCGCACTGATTGCCTGCAGTTCTTCACTTGCACTGATGCCGGCAATCATTCCTGTTAAAAGCAACGGACCATGAGTGCTGATGCCAGCTGCATTCCCGGCTATGAATACATCTTCCCTATCGGTTTGGAATCTATTATTATATTGCGGAATCCATCCGCCCAGCTCCTCTTGAAATCCAAAGGAACAGCCCAGCTGATATAAAACATCCAGTATGGGTGCCCTGCCTCCATCCATACAAACGAGGTCCACATTCAGGGTAATGACGTCATCCGGCAGCGCAACATCAATCTGTTCCACCTGCCCATTTCCTCTTGCCTCTTTTATAAAACTATTAAAGTAAAATGGAATTCCGCTCCGTGACAGTTCTCTCACTTTTTCCTGCTCTTTTGCCAAAGCTCCACTTTGTTTTTCTATAATTGCTTTGACCCGGATACCCACATCCATCAGCTGTATAGCCGTTTCCATGGCAAAATCACTGGAGCCCACAATCACAGCTTCTCTCCCAGGCATCACAAAATCACGATTGATCAGTGTCTGTGCAGCACCGATTGTCATAATCCCCGGCAATGTCCATTTTGGAAAAGCAACAGCCTTTTCAGCTGCTCCGGAAGCCACTATAATCTTTTTTGCATTTACAGGAAATACATTTTCTTCATCTGTAATTCCGGCACTTCCATCAGCGTAAAATCCGACAACACGGTGATTCAGGAGCTGTCTCACATTATAATCCTTAATCTGCTCGATTAGTTTATTTGCCAATTCAAAGCCGCGCATGGATTCATATAGGGAGGGAAGCGGACGCAGCGCTTGAGTCTGCTGGTTAAGCTGCCCGCCAAGCTTGGAAGCTTCGTCAACAATGGTTACATCCAGTCCCCTTGATGCCGTCTCAATTGCTGTCGACAGGCCTGCAGGACCGCCTCCAATGATCAGTACATCAGTCTTCATCAATGTCCCTCCTTACCTCGGGGTCATCCATATTCGGGTATATTCGCATGCCGTCTTCAACTTCTGTCATGCAGCTCCGCACATGATCCTCACCTTCAATGGTCATATAACAGCTGCAGCATCTCCCGCGCGAGCAGAATAATCCTCTGGATTGGACCAGCTTACGGGTGACACCCAATTTCTTAATTCCATTTGCCATTAAGGCAGCAGCAACTGATTGCTGCGTATAGGCCTGATATGGCTGGTCATTGAAATAAATGGTTACAGGCTTATGAAGCTGCCTGCCAAGAACAGGATGTTTCTCAATGTGCATAAAGACCTCTCCTATCTAATTTTTCGAGGAAAACACTTTCCCTACACCAAGCACTCTTTCAATTACGAGCATTAATACAACAGTGAATAGAATCATGATGCTTGATACGGATGTGATAATCGGATCATATTGATATTGCATGTATGTGTAGATCCGCACTGGCAGTGTCACGACATCGGTGCTGACAATGAATAAGGCAACTGTTAAATCATCGAATGAAGTAATAAAGGCAAAAATGGCGCCGGCTATAACGCCTGATTTAATGATCGGCAGAGTTATTTGAAAGAAAACTTTCATCGGTCCTGCACCAAGGTTCAAGGCCGCTTGTTCGATAGAACGGTCGAAACCTACTAAGCTTGCAACAACCAGACGCATCACAAATGGAACCGTTAAAATGATATGCCCTAAAATTAAAGCAATCGGACTGGCAGCTAAACCTATCCATGAGTAAAACTGCAAGAGAGCCACACCAAACACGACCGATGGTATTAAAAGCGGCGATCCCACTAATTGAACAATCGCTGTCTTTCCTTTAAATTGGCGCCTGACTACTGCAAGCGATGCAAGGGTGCCAATGGCAGTCGCAATAATGGCGGTTCCGAAAGCCACAATAATGCTCAGTGTAAAGGACTGCATAAATTCCGGATGTTCAATTAATTCTGTGTACCATCTGAGAGTCAGGCCTTCTGGCGGGAATACAATGTATTCGGTAGTTGTTAAGGAGGAAAGCAAAACAACCACGATTGGTGCCAGCAGGAAAATATAAACCATTAAACAAACAAAGTTAAAGAAATACTTGGGAAGCCTCCTGCTCATTGTATGGCCACTCCTTTCTCAGACCTGGCAAGGATTTTGCTGTATGCGATGATGGTAATGGTGGCAATCAGGATTAGCAGGAAGCCGATTGCGCCTCCATACGGCCAGTTCAGCATCACAGCTACTTGTTCATACGTTAAATAGGACATAACCTTCACTTGGGGACCGCCAAGAATGGCCGGTGTAACGAATGAGCTGACGCTTAAGCTGAACACCATAACCGATCCGGCGAAAACACCTGGCAAGGTTAACGGAAGCAAAATGGAAAAGAAAGTTCTGAAGGAGCTGGCCCCAAGATTCTGCGAGGCTCTGATGACAGAAGGGTCTATTTTTTCGAGTGAGCCCATGATGCTGAGCACCATGTACGGGAAAAGAACATGCACCATTCCGATGACGACACTCAATTCGGTGTATAAGAGGGTTAAAGGCTGATCAATCCAGCCCAGCTTTAATAGTGTATTGTTGACAACACCGTTGTTGGATAACAGAATCACCCAGCCGTAGCAGCGTATAACCATGCTGATCAGAAGCGGAGAAAGCACCAGAAGGGTTAAATAATTTCTGGCTCTTCCCTTTGATCTGGAAATCTGAAAAGCAACCGGGTAAGAGATAGCGATCGTAATCAATGTTGTTAAAAGAGCGATTTTCACCGTACGCCAGACCACTCCAAGATAAAAAGGATCTGACATGAACTTGATGTAGTTCTGGAGCGTCCACTCATTTCCCACTCCTGTGCTGGCATCAAAACTTTTAAAGCTAGTGATAAATAAGAAAAACAATGGCAGCAAAAAGAAGAAAATGAAGATTCCCAGCGTTGGAAGTAAAAGCAGCCACGTATCAAGCCGTTTTTTATTCACATTCTTTTTCTTTTGCTGAATCAATAAGTCATGTTCCGTTCCGATTCCGGCTTGCATGTGAGTCACCTCGCCATTCTTGAAGGCAGCAGGTCTTCCGGGTTCCAATAGGTGTAGACACTGTTTCCTTCTTTTATTTCGGTGGGATTCAAAACAGTATTGGAAATATCCGCAATAAGATGCCGGTCATGCACCTTCAAAATGTATCTTGTCTTGGCTCCAAGAAACATTTTCCGTTCCACCTTGGTTTGAAAAGACTCATTTCTTTCATTTGATCCGGCTAAAGCGATTTGGATTTTTTCAGGGCGGATGAAAAAGTGAACTTCGGAATTCTTCACCGATGGAACGGAAACGATCTGTTCATTTCCAAAAAAGTGCATTTTACACTTCTTATTTTCATAGGTTTCCAGAACCTTTCCCTGAATGTGGTTCACTTCCCCTATAAACTGGGACACGAAGTCAGTCTTTGGATGGTTATATATGGATGCCGGATCATCTACCTGTTCAATCCGCCCCTCATACATGACCGCAATCCGGTCTGAAATGGCCAATGCTTCTTCCTGATCATGTGTGACAAATATGGTAGTAATCCCCACCTGCTTTTGGATATCAACAATTTCTTCACGCATTTCCTGGCGCAGCTTGGCATCAAGATTGCTCAATGGCTCATCCAGAAGAAGCACCTTCGGCTTAATGACCAGGGCCCTCGCCAATGAAACACGCTGCTGCTGTCCTCCTGAAAGTTCCTTTGGATATCGTTTTTCATAGCCTGCCAGACGAACCATCTCCAATGCTTCAAGCACCCTTTTGCTGATTTCACTTTTTGGGACTTTACGGAGCTTAAGCCCATAGGCGACATTATCAAAAACTGTCATGTGCGGAAACAAAGCATAGTTTTGGAACACCATGCCCATTTCTCTTTTATTGGGAGGAAGCAGGTGAACGGGTTTGCCGTCCACCTCAATCTTCCCGCCATCCACTTCCAAAAATCCGGCAATCATATTCAGTGTTGTCGTTTTTCCGCAGCCAGAAGGCCCCAAAAAGGAGACCAGTTCCCCTTTTTGGATTTCAAGGCTGAGCTTTTTAACCACTTCTGTTTTATTAAAGGTCTTGACCATGTTTTCCAGGCTTAAGTAACTCATTCTTTTCCCCTCTCTTTTAATGGGCTACTTCAATTTCTTTATTGGCCCGTTCTGTCCACTCTGCCCGTTTTGCATTAACAGTTTCCCAGTCGACTTTGATCAATTTGGCAATCTCCTCTTCCCCATAAGCCACCTTATCGACGATATCTCCTTCAAGCTTCACATTCTTATTAACCGGACCGTCAAACAAGGAGTTGGCAAATAGCAGCTGAGCTTCTTCATCCAGAACAAAATTGACAAATTCCTGTGCAAGATCCGCATTTGGAGCATCTTTTATCACACTGACGGTTGGCATCAAAGCAGGAACCCCTTCTTCCGGAATCACATACTCAATTGGGAATCCGCTGTCCTGAAGTGTAAATACCCGGCTGCTTCCCCATGCACTGGCAACTGTCTGTCCCTGTAGAAAGTAGTTGGAAACGTCAGCTGTTTTATCAAAAGTAATGGCGTTTTGGGCGATTTCCTTCATCTTTTCAAAACCAGGTTCGATATTCTCTTCACTTCCTCCATTGGCAATTGCTGTCATAAGAAGAAGATGAACTCCGTACGTATTGGCAATGGATGGCAGTACAAGTTTTCCTTTAAACTTTGGATCGGCCAAATCATTCCAGGATGTAGGCGGTTCCCAGCCATTCTGTTCAAAGACATCCTTGTTATAAGCCAAGCCGGTTGAAATAATCCCGAATCCAACACCGATATTATCCTTGTCTTTTGCAATATCATAGATATTTGCCAGATTCGTCACAACACTCTCATCCAATGGAGCCAGCAATCCAAACGCCTTTGCCTGAGCCTGAGGACCGTCATCGAGGAAAGCTACATCAATTTGAGGATTATCCTTTTGAGCCTGAAGCTTTGATAAGGTATCAACGGAGCTTCCAGTAATATATTTCACCTTAACACCATGTTCTTTCTCAAACTTCGGAATCAGAACTTCCTTCATTTTTTGCTCATAGCTTCCACCGTATGCTGCTAACACAAGTGTCTTTCCATCACTTTTTCCTGATCCTTCATCTGCAGAACTTCCTGTTTTGCCGCTGCACCCTGCAGCCGTTACAAGCAATAAACAAAGCAATACAATTAAATAAGCTTTCTTTTTCAAACTCATTTCCCCCTCGTTTATTTTTGCTTTCGTGAACTTAAGGAGCAGTTCTAAGATGAAGACTTGATAAATGCGATACCCCCTTTTTAATTTAGATCAATCTATTTAAAAAGATTGATATTTATATAAAATATAAAGATATAATATTATAACTTTATATCTTTTATATTTATAAATTGTCCTATGTGATCTCATCAAGTTTTTTACAATTGAACCTCTGTATAATAAACCTCTTTATCACTGCGGATATAGAATTTTGAGAACTCAATAATGTCTTCCTGCTTTGTGTATGTCGTACGCTCCCACTCAAACACTGGTGTCCCCGGTTCCACATGAAGCAGCTTTGCCTGATGACTGGGAAGAATATAAGGCCGGATAAATACCTTAGCCCGGTTTAATGCTATATGGAATCTGTTTTTTAAGATGTTAAAGATTAGGTCGTTATTAATCATTTCAGGTGTAAGCCCCTGACATTTATCAGCTGGAAGATAGGTATATTCCAGTGCGAGAGGATCATTGTTTTCGACTTTTAATCTCTCAATTCTGATCACCTCATCCTCAGGATCAAGCCTTAACTTCTGGGCAATTTCAGAACCTGCTGTTTCATATATAAAGCTGATCATTTCATGCGGATGTTCTTGTTCCGAACCGGTGGAAAGCGAAATGATGGAATTAAGATCCTGCTCTTTTGCAGCTCCGGATACAAAGGTTCCCTTTCCTCGCTGTCTGAATAGATAACCTTTGTTCACAAGCTCAATCACGGCTCTTTTAACCGTAATGGTGCTGACATCAAATCGGTCGGATAGTTCCTGCTCAGTCGGCAGCTGGCTCCCTACCTCCCACTGGCCTGTAATGATTTTTTCTTCCAGAATCTGCTCTACTTGTCTATATAGGGGTATATGTAAACTTTTATCTATCTGCATTTATGTATCTCCCTTGAAAGAATATAATGTTATAACTTTATATTATTTAATAATTTATCTGTTTTTGGGCTAGTTGTCAATATTTTTTGAAAATTTGATCAATATTAAATTAATGCTCTGCTTTCTTGGCCGTTATTCACCCGGATTAACTACCATTTCCCTCGGTCTCTGCTCTTTTTGGTCGTTATTCTTCCTGATTAACTACCATTTCCCTCAGTCTCCTCTCCTTTTGGTCGTTATTCTTCCTGATTAACTACCATTTCCCTCAGTCTCCTCTCCTTTTGGTCGTTATTCTTCCTGATTAACTACCATTTCCCTCGGTCTCCTCTCCTTTTGGTCGTTATTCTTCCTGATTAACCACCATCTCCCTCGGTCTCCACTCTTTTTGGTCGCTAATCCCCCGGATTAACTTCCCATCTCTCGTCCCCTGCTACTTTTCCTGGTTAGTCCTCTTCCCGATTAACCAACCACACTTCTAATTCAAGAAAAACTCCATCACATCAGCTATTCTCTCCTTAAACGCCGTATAATTATGCCCCGCCCCTTCAACGATCCGAAGCTCAACCTCAGATCCGCTGCTTTTTAATTTTTCATAAACAGCTTTGTTAGACTCCAAAAATAATTCACTTATCTTACTATTTTCCCCCGCCTCTGCAGTGCCGCAATCCAGATATATTTTCTCTGATGAAGGTGTGCTGCCTGCCAGTTTTTCTATTTCCTCCTGATTCCGGTAAAAAGCAGATGACATCCCTGCGATTCTTTTAGAAACATCAGGATATTTGCAGCCGGCATAAACAGAGAGGAGTCCGCCCAAAGAGATGCCTGCCATATAATTTTCGCCACTCATTGTTCTATATTTTCTATCTATTAATGGCTTCAGCTCATTCACGATAAAGTCAGCATAATCACTCCCCTTGCCGCCTGAACTGCTTTTGTACCCTAACAGCTGCTCACTGAAATCGCCATGTTTCCATGGGCAATATTCATTAATCCGTTCTTCGCCTTCTGTATTTTGGTCAATAGCTGCCACGATTAAATCTGATTTGGATCGATCGAGATGGTTATGCAAATCCAGGGACACTCCGCCAATTGCTTCTTCAGCACCAAAAATATTTTGCCCGTCATGCATGTATAGTACCGGGTAGCGTTTATGGCTGCTGTAATAATGCTCCGGCAGATAAATCCGGACCTTTCTTTCCTGATTAAAAATCGACACAGTTAACACTTCAAGCATGGCTGCCACCTCATTCTCATTGTTCTAATAGTGCGGTCAAAAACAAAACTTCAGATCCTCTTCTTCAAACACTCCAGTGAATTTCATATCTGCCCCTCACTTGTAAATTATTTTACAGCGGTCCGCCGAAAAAAGCTCCAAAAAAAATAAGACTGCTGATCATTCTCAGCAGTCTTCTTTCCATTAATTTTTTAGCGCTTCATATTGCTTCAGTATTTCACGTGCGAGTTCGCTTGATTCTTCAAGTCCGCATACTTCTTTCAGTACATATGCCACTCCGCTTTCCTGAATCATGTCCTGCAGCTTAACCGCTTCATCATCTTCCCTGTTATCAAACAATAGCGCTGCAGCAATAGCTTTTGCCAGGTTTGTGAAGGATAGGCCTGCCTTCTGAGCCTGCAGTGCCGGGCGGACCAATCTGTCTTCAGGTCCAAGCTTCCTTATTGGTGAACGGCCGACTCGCGTGACACCGTCATTCAGGCGTGCATTCTCAAAACGGCCGATAATTTTATCGATATATTTCTGATGCTCGTCCGGATTCAGATCATAGCGATCTATTAAATAAGCACCTGTTTCGCCCAGTGTTGCCTGCACCTGCTTATATATGTCCCCGTCAGCAAGTGTCTGGTCGATGGTTTCTTTCCCTGCCAGGTAACCAAAGTACGCAATAACCGCATGTCCTGTGTTAACCGTGAACAGCTTTCTTTCGATAAACGGCGCAAGCTCCGGAACAATCTTCATTCCCTCAATATGCGGAATATCTTCAGTCGTTTCGACAACCCATTCATGGTACGGTTCAACCAATACATCGAGTGATCCCTGATTGTTCTGAATTGGAACAATCCGGTCTACAGCGGAGTTTAAGAAAGATACATTTTGAAGATTAATACCGCTCTCCAGATTCTCCAAAATATAACCCTTTAATAAGTCAGTTGCTGAGATTTGATTTTCACATGCGATGACATAAAGCTCTTCTGTGATCCCTGCTTCTGCTCTGGCAGCCAGGCCTTTCGCCATTAAAGGCGCAATCCGCGGAAGGATGTTTGGCCCAATGGCTGTGGTTAAGAAATCAGCCTGTTTAATGGCCTCAATCACTTCAGCCTCCTGAGTCAAATTATTCAATCCTGACACATTTTCAATGGTCAAGCTTTCCGGTTTATCTGCTGCCAGTATCACTTTATATTGTTTTTCTTCGTTTAATTGATTGATAATCCCTTCAGCAATATCCACAAACGTCACATGATAGCCTGACTGTGAAAATAGAGCTCCGATAAATCCTCTTCCTATGTTCCCTGCTCCAAAATGCACTGCCTGTTTCATCGAATCATTCCTTTACCGGTTTATTTTAAAATGAGATTGGAGGTATTCTGTAAAAATCGATTCCAGCTTCTTGAAGATCATGTCTTCGTTTGCGGAAGAAAATAGTAAAATCGATTCCTCTGTCTC
It encodes the following:
- a CDS encoding NAD(P)/FAD-dependent oxidoreductase; amino-acid sequence: METNYETIVIGGGVVGSGIAYHLSERYKEGVLVLDKKYPMSGTSGSTQAWVWVHNKTPSWYAEFSMYSAELYPYLSKKIGDVEYKRTGGLSPFFNESDREKAQKLAESYRKIGIKIKVLSREEVLEKEPYMNPEVAGATYSSIDGNVNPFRLIDMYMRAAKRNGVRYSTYNKVTEIKKQDGKYSVVSDKGAFECKNLILAGGTWSREIGDMLGVKIPVNQLRGQILVSEPLKPFLNFTISGLRQANNGEVLMGYSMEEAGFNRATTLDVIQETANMAVQYVPGLRKAKIVRAFSGIRAMPEDGFPILGKVPGQENLYVAATHSGVTLSPLIGTLLTELIMDGETSIPIDRYSLSRFGESEFY
- a CDS encoding (2Fe-2S)-binding protein; the protein is MDKSTIICRCEEISCEEVEEVISNGGRTFDDVKRITRCGMGPCQAKICTSMVAEIIHQQTGLSPSEIPLPRMRMPLSPIKLETLATNSTSFSAVKSVLDEVELEEGKVR
- a CDS encoding NAD(P)/FAD-dependent oxidoreductase; protein product: MKTDVLIIGGGPAGLSTAIETASRGLDVTIVDEASKLGGQLNQQTQALRPLPSLYESMRGFELANKLIEQIKDYNVRQLLNHRVVGFYADGSAGITDEENVFPVNAKKIIVASGAAEKAVAFPKWTLPGIMTIGAAQTLINRDFVMPGREAVIVGSSDFAMETAIQLMDVGIRVKAIIEKQSGALAKEQEKVRELSRSGIPFYFNSFIKEARGNGQVEQIDVALPDDVITLNVDLVCMDGGRAPILDVLYQLGCSFGFQEELGGWIPQYNNRFQTDREDVFIAGNAAGISTHGPLLLTGMIAGISASEELQAISALEAHEIREALWKELELLEDKEMHSGRVKHLEKFANPVLKDQFIY
- a CDS encoding (2Fe-2S)-binding protein; translation: MHIEKHPVLGRQLHKPVTIYFNDQPYQAYTQQSVAAALMANGIKKLGVTRKLVQSRGLFCSRGRCCSCYMTIEGEDHVRSCMTEVEDGMRIYPNMDDPEVRRDIDED
- a CDS encoding ABC transporter permease: MSRRLPKYFFNFVCLMVYIFLLAPIVVVLLSSLTTTEYIVFPPEGLTLRWYTELIEHPEFMQSFTLSIIVAFGTAIIATAIGTLASLAVVRRQFKGKTAIVQLVGSPLLIPSVVFGVALLQFYSWIGLAASPIALILGHIILTVPFVMRLVVASLVGFDRSIEQAALNLGAGPMKVFFQITLPIIKSGVIAGAIFAFITSFDDLTVALFIVSTDVVTLPVRIYTYMQYQYDPIITSVSSIMILFTVVLMLVIERVLGVGKVFSSKN
- a CDS encoding ABC transporter permease — encoded protein: MQAGIGTEHDLLIQQKKKNVNKKRLDTWLLLLPTLGIFIFFFLLPLFFLFITSFKSFDASTGVGNEWTLQNYIKFMSDPFYLGVVWRTVKIALLTTLITIAISYPVAFQISRSKGRARNYLTLLVLSPLLISMVIRCYGWVILLSNNGVVNNTLLKLGWIDQPLTLLYTELSVVIGMVHVLFPYMVLSIMGSLEKIDPSVIRASQNLGASSFRTFFSILLPLTLPGVFAGSVMVFSLSVSSFVTPAILGGPQVKVMSYLTYEQVAVMLNWPYGGAIGFLLILIATITIIAYSKILARSEKGVAIQ
- a CDS encoding ABC transporter ATP-binding protein, which translates into the protein MSYLSLENMVKTFNKTEVVKKLSLEIQKGELVSFLGPSGCGKTTTLNMIAGFLEVDGGKIEVDGKPVHLLPPNKREMGMVFQNYALFPHMTVFDNVAYGLKLRKVPKSEISKRVLEALEMVRLAGYEKRYPKELSGGQQQRVSLARALVIKPKVLLLDEPLSNLDAKLRQEMREEIVDIQKQVGITTIFVTHDQEEALAISDRIAVMYEGRIEQVDDPASIYNHPKTDFVSQFIGEVNHIQGKVLETYENKKCKMHFFGNEQIVSVPSVKNSEVHFFIRPEKIQIALAGSNERNESFQTKVERKMFLGAKTRYILKVHDRHLIADISNTVLNPTEIKEGNSVYTYWNPEDLLPSRMAR
- a CDS encoding ABC transporter substrate-binding protein, which produces MSLKKKAYLIVLLCLLLVTAAGCSGKTGSSADEGSGKSDGKTLVLAAYGGSYEQKMKEVLIPKFEKEHGVKVKYITGSSVDTLSKLQAQKDNPQIDVAFLDDGPQAQAKAFGLLAPLDESVVTNLANIYDIAKDKDNIGVGFGIISTGLAYNKDVFEQNGWEPPTSWNDLADPKFKGKLVLPSIANTYGVHLLLMTAIANGGSEENIEPGFEKMKEIAQNAITFDKTADVSNYFLQGQTVASAWGSSRVFTLQDSGFPIEYVIPEEGVPALMPTVSVIKDAPNADLAQEFVNFVLDEEAQLLFANSLFDGPVNKNVKLEGDIVDKVAYGEEEIAKLIKVDWETVNAKRAEWTERANKEIEVAH
- a CDS encoding GntR family transcriptional regulator translates to MQIDKSLHIPLYRQVEQILEEKIITGQWEVGSQLPTEQELSDRFDVSTITVKRAVIELVNKGYLFRQRGKGTFVSGAAKEQDLNSIISLSTGSEQEHPHEMISFIYETAGSEIAQKLRLDPEDEVIRIERLKVENNDPLALEYTYLPADKCQGLTPEMINNDLIFNILKNRFHIALNRAKVFIRPYILPSHQAKLLHVEPGTPVFEWERTTYTKQEDIIEFSKFYIRSDKEVYYTEVQL
- a CDS encoding alpha/beta hydrolase encodes the protein MLEVLTVSIFNQERKVRIYLPEHYYSSHKRYPVLYMHDGQNIFGAEEAIGGVSLDLHNHLDRSKSDLIVAAIDQNTEGEERINEYCPWKHGDFSEQLLGYKSSSGGKGSDYADFIVNELKPLIDRKYRTMSGENYMAGISLGGLLSVYAGCKYPDVSKRIAGMSSAFYRNQEEIEKLAGSTPSSEKIYLDCGTAEAGENSKISELFLESNKAVYEKLKSSGSEVELRIVEGAGHNYTAFKERIADVMEFFLN
- a CDS encoding mannitol-1-phosphate 5-dehydrogenase → MKQAVHFGAGNIGRGFIGALFSQSGYHVTFVDIAEGIINQLNEEKQYKVILAADKPESLTIENVSGLNNLTQEAEVIEAIKQADFLTTAIGPNILPRIAPLMAKGLAARAEAGITEELYVIACENQISATDLLKGYILENLESGINLQNVSFLNSAVDRIVPIQNNQGSLDVLVEPYHEWVVETTEDIPHIEGMKIVPELAPFIERKLFTVNTGHAVIAYFGYLAGKETIDQTLADGDIYKQVQATLGETGAYLIDRYDLNPDEHQKYIDKIIGRFENARLNDGVTRVGRSPIRKLGPEDRLVRPALQAQKAGLSFTNLAKAIAAALLFDNREDDEAVKLQDMIQESGVAYVLKEVCGLEESSELAREILKQYEALKN